Proteins encoded in a region of the Candidatus Afararchaeum irisae genome:
- a CDS encoding DUF5615 family PIN-like protein produces the protein MRLLADEHIPPAFVSALRGEGHDVAVVGEDVNLGADDSVVLRFASETDRVILSEDTDFQGADPQLDTGSHPGVLACDTSAAPGEVAAAVRRIDSVTDDLTQTLLFVPGNWL, from the coding sequence ATGAGGCTGTTGGCTGACGAGCATATTCCTCCAGCCTTCGTCTCGGCACTTCGGGGAGAGGGTCACGATGTCGCAGTCGTCGGGGAGGACGTCAACCTAGGTGCAGATGACTCTGTTGTGCTGAGGTTCGCGTCTGAGACCGACCGTGTTATCTTGAGTGAGGACACTGACTTCCAGGGTGCCGACCCTCAACTCGACACTGGTTCACATCCGGGAGTACTCGCGTGTGACACCTCTGCGGCACCCGGCGAGGTTGCGGCGGCTGTACGTCGGATCGACTCAGTGACCGACGACCTCACACAGACTCTTCTATTCGTTCCTGGCAACTGGCTTTAG